GAaggcaaaaaagcaaaaaaagaaacaggagaaGGACAAGAAAAGGTACCTGATGACGAAGTCTGACATTTACAATGTCAATTGTGAAaactgtattttgtgacttaacTGTGATTCATTATGTTTTTCCCAGGCCTGAGGTTGTAGTTTCTGAAGAGAAAGAACAGGAGGAGTTGGTTACATCTACTGTACGTCCTGAGGAAATACCGCCCATCCCAGAAAACAGATTCCTCATGAGAAGAAGTCCTCAGTCTGTCCAAAACCAGAAAGAGGATGTTAAAAAAGATCAGAGGAGTAAAGAGGACAGACCAAGAGAGAAGTCAGTTTTCTTGACaagcatttattttatgatCTGTCTTTGTTATAATTActactaatagtaataattttatttcttgttttagcCTGTCCTATAACTCACAGTCCGCATATAACAGAAGACTGGTGATGACACGATCTGGTCGAAAGATAAAAGGCAGAGGTCCGAGGGTAAGTGCATGTAACGATAACAAACCAAACTCATGTCACACAGTCCTTGCATTGCTAAAATTGCATTTTAACATTAATAAACAGTGCTGTTTTTTCCTGTCTTGATGccatttccttttcattttgtgtgtctgtacaaaATTAACTGGTTTGTCATTTCTCCAATCCAGAGATACCGTACTCCTTCCCGTTCAAGGTCCAGAGATCGTTTTCGCCGCAGTGAAACGCCTCCTCACTGGCGTCAAGAGTTGCAGCGCCAGAGGATGCGGGCAGTCACAGGCGAGCGCTGGATTAAGGGAGACAAGTAAGATGCCGCTCAACCTTCATTAATGACCCACtagaaatgtgtgtatatatctgcAGGGACCATGCACTCTACATGTATTAGAGATGTTTCTGGGCCACAACCATGAACAGTGTGAAGTATGGGAGTGCTTGACTTTATGAAACTGTTTGCAAACCTGAgttgctgaaacacacacagtcaatcacAGTCTTGATGCTCAGTCCAACACGAACTGGCAAAGCTCATTCGTAATGTCAATTAGCAGTGGCACACTTCACTGTTGTGACTAGATCTTGGACGACAGTGATAGTTCAGTTAGTAAGTTTCTTACTAAGAAGGTTGTAGGTTCTCcactatataaatatacattcatGAAATACAAATGTGTCACGGGGGATTGGGTGAATCTATTTGAAACAGCGCAATTATCAAAGGTCCTATTATGTTCTTAATGTTATTACTTAATTTGTCCACTATTCacagcttttttgttttctatttctaATGGCTCTATGTTCTATgccaattaaataaaaaatacaatacatatacatgtatgttgGAAGCAACCCATATCTTGCCTTAAAATATAGCGTAGCGAGTATTTTGATCATATCTTACATGGTAATGGTcctattgtttttaaatctgtcacacagtgaatattgaactgaagcttAAATGTATTGCAAATCAAATTGCAATATCTGGTAGAATCAGAAATCATTCAGCCcctattttatgttttttgttatattgcAACCAGTGAAGCATTATTTATCTAATGGATATGagtgttttttattcacattattgAATCaatcgtttttcttttctttttctgtataGGGGCGACATGAATGAAGCCAAGAACGAGGCTGCTAAAGctcagagaaaagagagacgGGCCTCTAGCACGAAGCGTGAAAAGACGTCCGATagtaaaaaagacaagaaatcTCGGTCACATCGATCCAAAAGCAAAGAAGAGGCCGCTGTAGAGCAGGACGAGAAGCAAAGTAAACATAAGGCAAAGAAGCAAGACAAATCTCAAAGTCGCAgtaaaagcagagaaaagagTAGACGGTCAAAAAGCAGAGAGAAGACTCACAAGCACAAAAGTGACGAGAGGAGCGGTCGCTCAAGGAGCAAAAACCGAAATgataagaaagaaaaggaatcgGAATCTGATCAAAGTAAAGATAGAAATAAGAGCCATGGGTCTGACAAAAAGAATAAAGAGGATACAAAAGGGAGAAATGGCGAGAGAACGCGATCAAAGTCAAAAAGCAAGGAAAAAACGGAATCTAAAGACAGGCATAGATCAAGCAGCAAAAATCGGGATACAAGCAGAACTCCAGCAACGAAAGACAAGGAAGAAAAACGAGAaaaagacagggagagagacagggaaCGCAGTAAGAGTAAGGAAAGGCGTCGCAGCAGGAGTCAGGAAAGACGACGCAACAGTGAAAGAGACGATAAGAGGAGAGGAGCGTCTAGGGACAAGGAGGCTCGGACAAGAAGCCCAGATAGAAACAAGACTAGAGACTCGTACAGAAACAGGCGTTCCAGAAGTAAGAGTAATAAAAGAGATCACAGCAAAGATCGGTCATCTTAtagaaaagacaaagacagagtaGCTGCCAGCCGAAGGAGAAGACATAGCAGCAGTTCTGACAGTGACAGAcatgagaaaagaaagagtCACAAGAGCCCAGACTCCAAATCCAAAGACAGAAGAAGTCCGGCCAGACCGAAACCAGATAGtacaagagacaaaaacagaaacgaCCGCAAGAGGAGCAAATCCAGCTCTAGCTCCAGCTCTGATGGGGACTGAGTCTGTGATggtttccttttaaaaaaagaaagaaactgatTTGGAATTCTTTGAGTTGCTTTAATTTTATACCCACTACTCTCTCTCgcaacacacacagcaccagcTCTCTGGGGCATGTTCATATCACTCCTTTAGTGCTGAAACACAGCTCACAGTTAAGGCAACTGGAATGAGAGTGTCTgaattttatttggaaaaaaaaaatgattacgGTTTCAAAGGAGAGAAACCTGAGCTGCTTACAGCTGCCCCGCTCTTCCCTGAGAATAGACCTCAAACTTACTTTTGCCAGGAGTGGCTCGAAGTGAAATTGATTTCTGTTGCATTTCATGTCCTGTACTCTCTTCCAAAGTAGCATTTCAGTTCCCTGGCTTTTATTTGTGAAGTATTTGCAGTACTGGCAGATGCATATTTTGGCTCAGTGTGGACAGTGAATTtgttcctccttttttttaatcatgaaacaCCTGATGAGAAGCTAAAGATGAAAAGATAatgagtggagaaaaaaaacctctggtccacgtacatgtttttgtttaattatacattcaacagtgacatttttgaaggtatttttttattatttttcttaaccGAATCACGTTTTGGCTTAAAAAAGTTGAGATATCAGGCTGTTtgcaaaaaaggaaagaaataaaagattCTCCCACTTAAGCCCCGTCCCCCCCAAAGCCATTTTTGTATTGaattctgtttttaatattatttaactgCTTCTAAATTGGGGAAAAGTCTGTAaacatgtcaaattatagtttaCTACACCAATCTCATTAGgtcttgcatgtgtgtttatcccagtcattgaattaaataaatgtatacattgattttctttcttttgtacGTCACAGTTTTACTGTAATTCCATTTGTTAAGCAGTTTTGATATGcctccccttttttcttttcttttttgaaagaaGTCAAGTCATCCCGttaaggaaaaaacaaaacagttcaaATGAATTGTGTTCTGTGCAAGTGCGTTTTAATAACTCCACCAGTGTAGAATGATTAAATTGTTGAGTTTGGATTTTAATCAGTtgtttcttccattttctgaaaatgttatAATCCTTTGGACAGGATTGCATCACAGTGGTCACATCATACGGTTattaactttatattatatttacagtGTGGTATCATATAAATTAAAGTTTTGGGGGTCAGTTTTGTACAAATTTGAGAGTAAAATTAACTAGTCAGGACATGTCGAGACATGTTTAAGTAAATCTCACTAATTAACctataaatgtattcattacatTGCTTTAAGCAATCTTCTGAATATACAAACCAGTCTGtgcaaaatatacaaaataaatatggcCCTTTGCACAGTAGCTGGTTTGACAGGCAGACACCGAAGAGTGGCAAACCTTACGCTCACGATTGATATTTGACCAATGCCCAGAATTCACTTACTGCCAAATCATGTGACCTACTGACCCCAGACAAACACACCAGTTCTTATTTTActtcttatattttatatgaatataCAAAGGAATATAGACATTATACTACAAATGTAACTATGACAAGTCAAGTTTTGTCAAGACAAAATCCTGCATGCAGTGGTTCCTTTTTTGCAGAGATGATTATTTTTCAATATggtcattttctcttttaagaAAAGGTTTACCCCTTTTTTCATATAATTGAAGAGAAGATTTCTTGAAAAAATTCTGCTTATAAATGAAGGGAAACATTTGTACTCTTGACAAATTTAACAGaattttattacacattttatcagaaacagaaaaaatgaATGagttgtgctataattaaacaCACTGAGCCTGTTTTCTCATAATAACATTTAATGAAATACAGTGGAATATCATTGTTTAATGAAGAGAACTATTTAATTGGGTTTCTAAATGTAAAGTTTCCAGTCTTTTGCTTCACAGTAagcaatgaacacacacacattaacataaaATTACACCTTTGCATCTATTTTTAAGCAGAGAGGAGCCATTGTGGGGCTGAGAGATAAGTGCATCATGGGAATagacctttgacctggaagaATAGATGCACAAGAACACATTAAAACTTCATCAGTAATTTAAATAGtaaaagaaaagacactgaTGGACAGCACAGGTGGGGCAGTAGAAAGTAGCAGTAGTCCTTTACCTCATGGCTGGGTCAGGccacagagcagcatgagaCAGGTTAGCTTGTGAAGGCCTCGAAGTCCGAGTCTGAAACAACAAGTAGGACGTGTCAGACACAAACAATTACAAATATAATTTAGAGACAAG
This genomic interval from Solea solea chromosome 2, fSolSol10.1, whole genome shotgun sequence contains the following:
- the ppig gene encoding peptidyl-prolyl cis-trans isomerase G, whose amino-acid sequence is MGIKVQRPRCFLDIGINNVLVGRIVVELFSDICPKTCENFRCLCTGEKGIGKGTQKPLHYKGCLFHRIVKDFMIQGGDFSEGNGRGGESIYGGFFEDESFAVKHNKDNLLSMANRGKDTNGSQFFITTKPSPHLDGVHVVFGHVISGQEVVQTMESQKTDPNSKPCAEVKVLNCGELVPKSKAKKDEKKKDRASSSSSSSSDSDSSSDSSSDSEESEKESKKRKKKAKKQKKKQEKDKKRPEVVVSEEKEQEELVTSTVRPEEIPPIPENRFLMRRSPQSVQNQKEDVKKDQRSKEDRPRENLSYNSQSAYNRRLVMTRSGRKIKGRGPRRYRTPSRSRSRDRFRRSETPPHWRQELQRQRMRAVTGERWIKGDKGDMNEAKNEAAKAQRKERRASSTKREKTSDSKKDKKSRSHRSKSKEEAAVEQDEKQSKHKAKKQDKSQSRSKSREKSRRSKSREKTHKHKSDERSGRSRSKNRNDKKEKESESDQSKDRNKSHGSDKKNKEDTKGRNGERTRSKSKSKEKTESKDRHRSSSKNRDTSRTPATKDKEEKREKDRERDRERSKSKERRRSRSQERRRNSERDDKRRGASRDKEARTRSPDRNKTRDSYRNRRSRSKSNKRDHSKDRSSYRKDKDRVAASRRRRHSSSSDSDRHEKRKSHKSPDSKSKDRRSPARPKPDSTRDKNRNDRKRSKSSSSSSSDGD